In a genomic window of Octadecabacter sp. SW4:
- a CDS encoding ISKra4 family transposase, which yields MHWRITVEAVDLTGEEYRQEFLFEKDLDGLTDGRIGCSIEDGKEIMREIQKAVVQRELDLWVRYRRICQCCGGQLPIKDYRTRKILTVFGAVPLTSPRLMICQRCTPWACFTFSPAADLCPDRATPELMELSARLGAKLPYREASDILSTFLPDQMSRKFTTLRHRTLSVGKRIEDAERSRRWNEFLAKEDRTQLELQMEDDPAREFIFTVDTAHIPLVKNWGGRTFEAVVGHCGRGGRGDSPGPLFVFEGTQLAELDATASLALNDQGYIGRGEITVISDGEECLKRLTGMLPQPATHILDWFHISMKLQPLAQIALTVPEGYGLFEQDIDRIKWRLWNGQPKRALDLIALVRKALSSETGHCFWAQRADKLLEKLSTYISRNSQSVINYAERHRAGRRIATSPAEASVNALVAKRFVKKQQMRWSRTGAHYLLKVRAAMLNGDLPDRTRYVPPETEGSPYVASLLNPKPPLLKAA from the coding sequence ATGCATTGGCGCATCACGGTAGAAGCGGTCGATCTGACCGGTGAGGAGTATCGGCAGGAGTTCCTGTTTGAGAAGGATCTTGATGGCTTGACTGACGGTCGCATCGGCTGTTCGATCGAGGACGGCAAAGAGATCATGCGTGAAATCCAGAAGGCTGTCGTGCAGCGCGAGCTTGATCTCTGGGTACGCTACCGGCGCATCTGTCAGTGCTGTGGTGGTCAGCTGCCAATCAAAGACTACCGGACACGGAAGATACTGACGGTTTTTGGCGCAGTTCCGTTGACCTCTCCTCGCCTGATGATCTGCCAAAGATGCACCCCATGGGCCTGTTTCACGTTCTCTCCAGCCGCGGATCTTTGTCCTGATCGCGCCACGCCCGAACTGATGGAGCTGTCGGCGAGGCTTGGTGCCAAGCTGCCCTACCGCGAGGCATCGGACATACTGTCGACATTCCTCCCCGATCAAATGTCGCGCAAGTTTACCACCCTTCGCCATCGCACGCTTTCGGTTGGAAAGCGCATCGAAGACGCTGAACGCAGTCGGCGCTGGAACGAATTCTTGGCTAAAGAAGACCGCACCCAACTGGAGTTGCAGATGGAGGACGATCCCGCGCGCGAATTCATCTTCACCGTCGACACCGCGCATATCCCCTTGGTGAAGAATTGGGGCGGGCGCACATTTGAGGCGGTTGTCGGTCATTGCGGACGTGGCGGTCGAGGCGACAGCCCTGGACCGCTCTTTGTGTTCGAGGGGACACAGTTGGCTGAGTTGGATGCGACCGCCTCACTGGCTTTGAACGACCAGGGATATATTGGTCGAGGGGAGATTACTGTGATCTCGGACGGCGAAGAATGCCTCAAGCGCCTGACTGGCATGTTGCCGCAGCCGGCCACTCACATTCTCGACTGGTTTCATATTTCAATGAAACTTCAGCCGCTGGCCCAGATAGCACTGACTGTACCCGAGGGCTATGGTCTGTTCGAGCAAGACATCGACCGTATCAAATGGAGACTTTGGAACGGCCAACCAAAGCGTGCTCTGGATCTGATAGCTCTCGTCAGAAAGGCGCTTTCCTCAGAGACAGGTCACTGTTTCTGGGCCCAACGCGCAGACAAGCTCCTGGAGAAACTTAGCACCTATATTAGCCGAAACAGTCAATCAGTTATCAACTACGCTGAACGCCATCGCGCAGGACGACGCATTGCAACATCACCGGCAGAAGCAAGCGTGAACGCGCTCGTAGCCAAACGGTTCGTCAAGAAACAGCAGATGCGATGGTCACGAACCGGCGCACATTATCTGCTGAAAGTGCGCGCTGCAATGCTGAACGGTGATCTCCCGGATCGAACCCGATACGTCCCGCCTGAAACCGAAGGATCGCCCTATGTGGCAAGCCTGCTGAACCCAAAACCGCCACTCCTTAAAGCGGCATGA
- the parA gene encoding ParA family partition ATPase — translation MPIISILNPKGGSGKTTITTNLARSLHERGHKVLIVDSDPQGSARDWHAANEENPLPLVALDRANNVKSLPNVAAAYDFVMVDGAAKLEDMIAASIKITDFVFIPVTPSPYDLWAASDLVEFIKARQEVTDGKPAARFIISRAIAGTRLGDEIVTALAEQGLGVFTTHITQRQVYPQTASEGGTVFDSKNADALAEVNALTDEILAFIDGEGA, via the coding sequence TTGCCGATTATCTCGATACTGAATCCCAAGGGTGGCAGCGGTAAAACGACTATCACCACGAACCTTGCCCGTTCGCTGCACGAGCGCGGCCACAAGGTTCTGATAGTCGATTCCGATCCGCAGGGCAGCGCCCGAGACTGGCACGCGGCCAACGAAGAGAACCCCCTGCCCCTTGTCGCGCTGGACCGGGCAAACAACGTCAAAAGTCTGCCGAATGTCGCCGCCGCCTACGATTTTGTCATGGTGGATGGCGCGGCCAAGCTGGAGGACATGATCGCCGCGAGCATCAAGATCACCGATTTCGTGTTTATCCCGGTGACACCCAGCCCCTACGACCTGTGGGCCGCATCGGACCTGGTGGAGTTCATCAAGGCCCGTCAGGAAGTGACGGACGGCAAGCCTGCGGCGCGCTTCATCATCAGCCGTGCAATCGCCGGAACACGTCTTGGCGACGAGATCGTCACGGCACTCGCGGAACAGGGGCTGGGTGTGTTCACCACACATATCACGCAGCGGCAGGTCTATCCCCAGACCGCGAGCGAAGGAGGCACGGTATTTGACAGCAAGAACGCCGATGCCTTGGCGGAGGTAAACGCCCTGACAGACGAAATTCTCGCCTTCATAGACGGGGAGGGTGCGTGA
- a CDS encoding BrnA antitoxin family protein, protein MNAKKHTPISDAEEARIQKMIASDPDAAEVTDDQIAKAKPFTEAFPALAENMRKNVGGRPRSKNPKVPVSIRLDQDVVAKFKATGPGWQSRINDVLRKSAVQ, encoded by the coding sequence ATGAATGCCAAGAAGCACACACCTATCTCTGACGCGGAGGAAGCCCGCATTCAGAAGATGATTGCCAGCGATCCTGACGCAGCTGAGGTGACAGACGACCAAATCGCCAAGGCAAAGCCATTCACGGAGGCTTTCCCGGCCCTAGCCGAGAACATGCGCAAAAATGTCGGCGGACGTCCACGGTCCAAGAATCCCAAAGTGCCGGTGTCGATCCGGCTGGATCAGGATGTGGTCGCAAAGTTCAAAGCGACAGGTCCAGGCTGGCAAAGCCGGATCAACGATGTGCTGCGTAAGTCGGCGGTTCAGTAA
- a CDS encoding BrnT family toxin, translating into MIMIVWDEPKRQANLARHGLDFADLDEWFFLDAVTVPAKENRYMAIGRMNDGTIAVVFAVLGTEGVSVISMRPASRKERSLL; encoded by the coding sequence ATGATAATGATTGTCTGGGATGAGCCGAAACGGCAGGCCAACCTTGCACGGCATGGGTTGGATTTTGCTGACCTTGATGAATGGTTTTTCCTCGACGCCGTGACGGTCCCTGCAAAGGAAAACCGTTACATGGCTATAGGGCGCATGAACGATGGCACCATCGCCGTGGTCTTTGCTGTTCTGGGAACGGAAGGCGTGTCGGTTATCTCCATGCGCCCTGCAAGCCGCAAGGAAAGGAGCCTGCTATGA
- a CDS encoding recombinase family protein: MIIGYARVSTDDQNLDTQTDALTAAGAGKLFADKISGSKRQRPELDRMLDQLRDGDVVTVTKYDRLARSLKDLLEIVETIGERGVGFRSLAEDIDTTTPAGRLVFHVFASIAQFERERISERTKEGLASARKRGRIGGRPPALSAAQKVEVRRMRDQDHRAVPEIARLFKVSERTVRRA, from the coding sequence ATGATTATCGGATATGCCCGCGTCAGCACGGACGACCAAAACCTTGATACCCAGACCGATGCGCTGACAGCAGCCGGAGCTGGCAAACTTTTCGCAGACAAGATCAGCGGATCGAAGCGCCAGCGGCCAGAGCTGGACAGGATGCTGGACCAACTCCGCGACGGCGATGTTGTGACCGTCACCAAATATGACCGCCTGGCTCGGTCCCTCAAAGACCTTCTGGAGATCGTGGAGACCATCGGCGAGCGCGGTGTCGGCTTCCGGTCCCTGGCCGAGGACATCGACACGACGACACCGGCCGGCCGTCTTGTGTTCCACGTCTTTGCATCCATCGCGCAGTTCGAGCGAGAACGGATTTCCGAGCGGACGAAAGAGGGTTTGGCGTCAGCTCGCAAGCGCGGACGGATCGGTGGCAGACCCCCTGCCCTGTCAGCCGCCCAAAAAGTCGAAGTGCGGCGTATGAGGGACCAGGACCACCGCGCTGTTCCTGAAATCGCGCGGCTGTTTAAGGTCAGTGAACGGACGGTGCGGCGGGCTTGA
- a CDS encoding HlyD family secretion protein: protein MRNTWIWTALVLLVIAGGSYGIYAFLRPAPLPEQVLYANGVVEGTEIRVSAEVAGRVVENNLVEGALVAEGDLLVRLDDTDARLNKARAEAEIEALAAELRRAESELEVAQHHLGTAEIELDRVRKLEERGTVPAQTLDIAQNAFHAAQGNVTALEAGTTAMGKRIIAVRREIDLLDNQMSKTRITAPLTATVLIRAVEPGEFVQPGQPLVTMLDLTSAEVRVFIPESRIGQVELGAPARLRVDAFPDRLFEARVARVDQTAQFTPRDIHMPDERVRLVFGVVLVIDNPDGVLKPGMPADVWILWQPDAGWPDRLFVPT from the coding sequence ATGCGCAATACTTGGATTTGGACCGCGCTCGTACTTCTCGTGATCGCCGGGGGCTCCTACGGCATTTATGCCTTTCTCCGACCCGCACCGCTTCCCGAGCAGGTTCTTTACGCAAATGGCGTCGTGGAGGGCACGGAAATCCGGGTTTCCGCCGAAGTGGCCGGCCGCGTCGTGGAAAACAATCTCGTCGAAGGCGCGTTGGTTGCCGAGGGCGACTTGCTGGTGAGGCTCGACGACACCGATGCCAGGCTGAACAAAGCCCGCGCGGAAGCGGAGATTGAAGCGCTTGCGGCGGAACTCAGGCGCGCGGAAAGCGAACTGGAAGTAGCCCAGCATCATCTCGGAACAGCCGAGATCGAGCTGGACCGGGTGCGGAAACTCGAGGAACGCGGTACGGTCCCGGCCCAGACGTTGGACATCGCCCAGAATGCGTTTCACGCCGCGCAAGGTAATGTGACAGCGCTTGAGGCTGGAACAACCGCGATGGGCAAGCGCATCATCGCCGTGCGGCGCGAGATCGACCTTCTCGACAATCAGATGTCCAAGACCCGCATCACCGCGCCGCTGACCGCCACCGTGCTGATCCGGGCGGTCGAACCGGGCGAATTCGTTCAACCGGGACAGCCCTTGGTCACGATGCTCGATCTTACCAGCGCGGAGGTCCGTGTGTTCATTCCCGAAAGCCGGATCGGACAGGTGGAGCTCGGCGCGCCCGCGCGCCTGCGCGTGGATGCCTTCCCCGACCGGCTGTTCGAGGCACGGGTCGCGAGGGTCGATCAGACCGCGCAATTCACGCCGCGTGACATCCACATGCCGGACGAAAGGGTGCGTCTGGTCTTCGGCGTGGTGCTCGTGATCGACAATCCCGACGGCGTGCTGAAACCGGGGATGCCGGCCGATGTCTGGATCCTGTGGCAACCCGATGCCGGATGGCCCGACCGGCTGTTCGTGCCGACATAG
- a CDS encoding ATP-binding cassette domain-containing protein, whose product MATNDMVIEAEGLGRRYRSVLALSDIDIEIGVGEIVGLVGPDGAGKTTLLQLFAAILDPSEGRCQVLGHDTVNEAAQITSKIGYMAQGFTLYDRLTVAENLSFAAKIRGVPGGDYMARRRRLLDMTGLTPFLDRREGALSGGMRKKLALCANLIHEPPLLLLDEPGLGVDPLSRRELWQILDDFRSEGATIVLSTSYMDEADRCDRVAFLDRGRLMALGRPDELRAQAKGLVHSIVSDRPAEAEAALHGMAGVLGIQWRADSVRFVMKPGADISQDEKARMDALGQLALAEPGMEDVFTILRGDESVPGEAETAVATRPAARAATGKTGEIATKGLTRRFGDFVAVGDVTLTIAPGEIFGLLGANGAGKTTLIRMLCGLLPPSSGSATVAGVEVTSDQGQLRQRIGYMSQRFSLYPDLTVGENLSFFASAYGLSRRDAREAIGWAVEMTGLGGQHGEMVARLSGAVRQRVALGCSILHRPAALFLDEPTSGVDPLARFRFWRLIRILAEGE is encoded by the coding sequence ATGGCAACGAACGACATGGTCATTGAAGCAGAGGGGCTCGGGCGCCGGTATCGGTCAGTCCTGGCGTTGAGCGACATCGACATCGAGATCGGTGTTGGCGAGATCGTCGGCCTGGTCGGGCCGGACGGTGCCGGAAAGACGACGCTCCTGCAACTTTTCGCGGCGATCCTCGATCCCAGCGAAGGTCGGTGCCAGGTCTTGGGTCACGACACGGTGAACGAGGCTGCGCAGATCACGTCGAAGATCGGCTACATGGCCCAGGGTTTCACACTCTACGACCGGCTGACCGTGGCCGAGAACCTGTCCTTCGCCGCCAAGATCCGCGGTGTGCCGGGCGGGGACTACATGGCCCGACGCCGCCGACTGCTCGACATGACTGGGCTGACGCCCTTTCTCGACCGGCGCGAGGGGGCGCTGTCGGGGGGGATGCGCAAGAAGCTCGCACTCTGCGCCAACCTGATCCACGAGCCGCCGCTACTGCTTCTCGACGAGCCCGGGCTCGGGGTCGATCCGCTCTCGCGCCGGGAGCTTTGGCAAATCCTCGACGACTTCCGCAGCGAGGGAGCGACGATCGTGCTTTCGACATCCTACATGGACGAGGCCGACCGCTGCGACCGCGTGGCGTTTCTGGACCGCGGCCGGCTGATGGCGCTCGGGCGACCCGACGAACTGCGCGCGCAGGCGAAGGGGCTGGTCCATTCCATCGTCTCGGACCGGCCAGCGGAAGCCGAGGCGGCACTGCACGGAATGGCCGGGGTCTTGGGCATCCAGTGGCGCGCCGACAGCGTGCGTTTCGTGATGAAGCCGGGCGCAGATATTTCGCAGGATGAGAAGGCGCGTATGGACGCCCTTGGACAGCTCGCATTGGCGGAGCCGGGGATGGAGGACGTGTTCACGATCCTGCGCGGGGATGAGTCCGTACCGGGAGAAGCCGAGACCGCTGTGGCGACCCGGCCCGCCGCCCGTGCCGCAACAGGCAAGACCGGAGAGATCGCAACCAAGGGGCTGACCCGCCGCTTCGGCGATTTCGTCGCGGTGGGAGATGTCACCCTCACCATCGCACCGGGCGAGATTTTCGGTCTGCTCGGAGCGAACGGCGCGGGCAAGACGACGCTGATCCGCATGCTTTGCGGGCTGTTACCGCCCTCGTCAGGCAGCGCGACGGTGGCGGGCGTGGAGGTCACGTCGGACCAAGGTCAACTGCGGCAGCGCATCGGCTACATGTCGCAACGGTTTTCGCTCTATCCCGATCTGACCGTTGGCGAAAACCTGTCATTCTTCGCCAGCGCATACGGACTGTCGCGGCGCGATGCGCGCGAGGCGATCGGCTGGGCGGTGGAGATGACCGGACTCGGTGGCCAGCATGGTGAGATGGTGGCACGTCTTTCCGGTGCGGTGCGCCAGCGCGTGGCGCTTGGCTGCAGCATCCTGCACCGCCCGGCGGCGCTGTTCCTCGATGAGCCGACCTCGGGCGTCGATCCGCTGGCGCGGTTCCGGTTCTGGCGCCTGATCCGGATCCTCGCCGAAGGGGAATGA
- a CDS encoding ABC transporter permease encodes MKLSRIFAIVENETKEIVRDPVTVAVALLIPLVMLFLFGYAISFDVDNVAMGVLDHDRSAESRALVDRFLASGYFAMAESYQSAIEAETALQRGAVTLALIIPPGFADQLAGGNPLRFRRWWMGHSRQPPIWWRPMPTRSSPVSVSRRHRRSKWRRASGTIPRCVV; translated from the coding sequence ATGAAGCTGTCGCGGATCTTCGCCATCGTCGAGAATGAAACGAAGGAGATCGTCCGGGATCCAGTTACCGTCGCGGTGGCGTTGCTCATACCGCTGGTGATGTTGTTCCTGTTCGGGTACGCGATCTCGTTCGATGTGGACAACGTCGCGATGGGAGTGCTCGACCATGACCGGTCGGCGGAAAGCCGGGCGCTTGTCGATCGCTTTCTGGCCAGCGGGTATTTCGCCATGGCCGAGAGTTACCAAAGCGCAATCGAGGCCGAGACCGCGTTGCAGCGCGGTGCCGTCACGCTTGCGCTGATCATTCCGCCAGGTTTCGCGGACCAACTCGCGGGGGGGAACCCGCTCCGGTTCAGGCGCTGGTGGATGGGACATTCTCGGCAACCGCCAATCTGGTGGCGGCCTATGCCAACGCGATCATCACCGGTTTCGGTGTCCAGACGGCACCGCCGATCGAAGTGGCGGCGCGCGTCTGGTACAATCCCGCGCTGCGTAGTGTGA
- a CDS encoding ABC transporter permease, whose amino-acid sequence MAAYANAIITGFGVQTAPPIEVAARVWYNPALRSVNFVVPGLFGVILMAFPPLLTALAITREKETGSIQQIFASPVTPVEFLSGKLIPYGLIAFLQIVMVIAVGFLWFAVPLKGSLGLLFGVGMIYVFTTVGIGLLVSTITSSLLVAMLLTLILSLMPSFLFSGFLFPIFTMPYVLQLYTRLFPAQYFVDFSRGVVLKGAGLAELWPSVLLLLTYTLVIFALAVWRFKKKVA is encoded by the coding sequence GTGGCGGCCTATGCCAACGCGATCATCACCGGTTTCGGTGTCCAGACGGCACCGCCGATCGAAGTGGCGGCGCGCGTCTGGTACAATCCCGCGCTGCGTAGTGTGAACTTTGTTGTGCCCGGCCTGTTCGGCGTTATCCTCATGGCCTTCCCGCCGCTTCTGACCGCTCTCGCGATCACCCGCGAAAAGGAGACCGGTTCGATCCAGCAGATATTCGCCTCGCCGGTGACGCCGGTGGAGTTCCTGTCCGGCAAGCTGATCCCTTACGGGCTGATCGCGTTCCTGCAGATCGTCATGGTGATCGCGGTGGGTTTCCTCTGGTTCGCGGTTCCGCTGAAGGGCAGTCTCGGTCTGCTGTTCGGGGTCGGCATGATCTATGTCTTCACCACGGTCGGGATTGGCCTTCTCGTCTCGACGATCACCAGCAGTCTGCTTGTCGCCATGCTGCTGACACTGATCCTCTCGCTGATGCCGTCTTTCCTGTTTTCCGGCTTCCTGTTTCCGATCTTCACCATGCCCTACGTGCTGCAACTCTACACGCGGCTCTTCCCTGCGCAATATTTCGTGGATTTCTCGCGCGGTGTGGTTCTGAAAGGGGCGGGCCTGGCCGAGCTGTGGCCGTCGGTGCTGCTGCTGCTGACCTATACGCTGGTGATCTTTGCGCTCGCGGTCTGGCGTTTTAAAAAGAAGGTGGCGTGA
- a CDS encoding ABC transporter permease has translation MGARLAGLLVKELIQLLRDPLILILILWLYTIEVVICAYALSFEVENMPLAVVDLDRSPQSRTLVQEFLATDVFADAGRPASATEAGAWLQDGRARVALVVPPGFQRELQNDRTPELQLLLDGANSNMAAQARGYALEIVGRFSINGGNSGGVAVGPVPMVRVWYNPDQTFTAFIVLSMVALAALMVGVIHPAASIVREKEAGTIEQLRVTPIRTFELFVAKTLPTLVMGLLSVFPSLLIVWWFGIPLRGSLLLFLGLTAVFLLSAIAIGVLIASVSRSLQQALLLAFFGLFPLMFLSGTLAPIESMSKVLQIASLASPLRHYMDVTLGIFLKGVGIRELWPSALSLIAIGAPLFLVAFRIFRQRGT, from the coding sequence ATGGGCGCACGTCTCGCAGGTCTGCTGGTGAAGGAGCTGATCCAGCTCCTGCGCGATCCGCTGATCCTGATCCTGATCCTCTGGCTTTACACGATCGAGGTCGTGATCTGCGCCTATGCGCTGTCCTTCGAGGTCGAGAACATGCCGCTGGCAGTCGTCGATCTGGACCGCAGCCCGCAAAGCCGCACCCTGGTGCAGGAGTTTCTCGCAACGGACGTCTTCGCCGATGCTGGCCGGCCCGCCAGCGCGACCGAGGCCGGTGCCTGGCTGCAGGACGGACGTGCCCGGGTGGCGTTGGTGGTGCCGCCGGGGTTCCAGCGCGAACTTCAGAATGATCGGACGCCTGAACTGCAACTGCTGCTGGACGGGGCGAACTCCAACATGGCGGCCCAGGCGCGGGGCTACGCCCTCGAGATCGTCGGGCGCTTCTCAATCAATGGCGGCAACAGCGGTGGGGTTGCGGTCGGACCGGTGCCGATGGTGCGGGTCTGGTATAACCCCGACCAGACCTTTACCGCCTTTATCGTGCTGTCGATGGTGGCGCTGGCCGCGCTGATGGTCGGCGTGATCCATCCCGCCGCGTCCATTGTGCGCGAGAAGGAAGCGGGAACGATCGAGCAATTGCGCGTCACGCCGATCCGGACGTTTGAGTTGTTCGTCGCCAAGACCCTGCCGACGCTGGTGATGGGACTTCTGTCGGTTTTTCCCAGCCTGTTGATCGTCTGGTGGTTCGGCATCCCGCTGCGCGGCAGTCTGCTTCTTTTCCTCGGCCTCACCGCAGTGTTCCTGCTCAGCGCCATCGCCATCGGTGTTCTGATCGCCAGCGTCAGCCGGTCGCTTCAGCAGGCGCTGCTGCTGGCGTTCTTCGGGCTCTTTCCGTTGATGTTCCTGTCTGGCACGCTGGCGCCGATCGAAAGCATGTCGAAAGTGCTTCAGATCGCCTCCCTGGCAAGCCCATTGCGCCACTACATGGACGTGACTCTGGGGATTTTCCTCAAAGGCGTAGGGATCCGCGAGCTCTGGCCGAGCGCGCTGTCACTGATCGCCATCGGCGCGCCGCTTTTCCTCGTCGCCTTCCGCATCTTCCGGCAGCGAGGAACCTGA